A genomic window from Spirochaetota bacterium includes:
- a CDS encoding thymidylate synthase, whose protein sequence is MAHNIPVIAVTGKTLAESYEKALIALSTDGTRFKTQYDKPGDPESIDSTMDITILEPWEDPMIHKAFPGGIEDLREYVMELSGAKDHWVKNINDPKDTRWEYTYHGRLAAYGAWHELAGTASKEMGYFKIDQIESVVAKLVKQPFTRQAQMITWMPNLDNECYDPPCLQSLWYRIVEDEGAWWLNCNIRFRSNDAWGASFMNMFGFIQFNRNLIADEIQKRSGKNVHLGRLNWHADSYHIYGKDIEAAKKMLFDRIGKSPFEDRIYNFHDPDIRAMYDEAEAPVITKIKEHDSTRGTKEG, encoded by the coding sequence ATGGCACATAACATCCCCGTCATAGCGGTCACCGGCAAAACGCTCGCCGAATCCTATGAAAAGGCGCTCATCGCGCTATCGACCGACGGCACACGGTTCAAAACGCAGTATGACAAGCCGGGCGACCCGGAGAGCATCGATTCCACCATGGACATAACGATACTCGAACCGTGGGAAGACCCCATGATACATAAAGCCTTCCCCGGCGGTATAGAGGACCTCAGGGAATATGTTATGGAACTCTCCGGCGCGAAGGATCATTGGGTGAAGAACATCAACGACCCAAAGGACACTCGATGGGAATACACCTACCACGGCCGTCTCGCCGCGTACGGGGCCTGGCATGAGCTCGCCGGCACCGCTTCGAAGGAAATGGGGTATTTCAAGATCGATCAGATAGAAAGCGTTGTCGCCAAGCTCGTCAAACAGCCCTTCACCCGGCAGGCGCAGATGATAACGTGGATGCCCAACCTCGACAATGAATGCTATGACCCGCCATGCCTGCAGTCGCTCTGGTACCGCATCGTGGAGGACGAAGGCGCGTGGTGGCTGAACTGCAACATACGCTTCCGCTCCAACGACGCCTGGGGCGCGAGCTTCATGAACATGTTCGGCTTCATACAGTTCAACCGCAACCTCATCGCCGATGAGATACAGAAGCGTTCGGGAAAGAACGTGCATCTCGGGCGGCTCAACTGGCACGCGGATTCATATCATATCTACGGCAAGGATATAGAAGCGGCGAAGAAAATGCTTTTCGACCGTATCGGGAAAAGCCCCTTCGAAGACCGCATCTACAACTTCCACGACCCTGACATCCGTGCGATGTACGACGAAGCCGAAGCACCGGTGATCACCAAGATCAAGGAACACGACAGCACCCGCGGAACGAAAGAAGGATAG